In the genome of Flavobacterium panacagri, one region contains:
- a CDS encoding M17 family peptidase N-terminal domain-containing protein yields MKTNTSIYKFRYSYLILLILTFSFNGFSQTASIGSSVTWGKVDGVSVNGLVQGPSAAEADLQVACVFEYTEGDIFNPPALPANLNGMVHLDDALKGIITELRKNGKFTGHSLETLLITPPKGTLASKQLLLIGLGDRNKFTPDLMISVGSTAMREALRLGVSNYSFASDIKDAGIDSPTALVAANVVLGSFEAYRTQSYLKEKKLADYKPLTKVILLAGPAFYTVAGEGIKDAIAKLNSK; encoded by the coding sequence ATGAAAACAAACACTTCAATTTATAAATTTAGATATTCGTATCTAATTCTTTTAATCCTAACATTTTCGTTTAATGGCTTTTCACAAACAGCTTCAATCGGTTCTTCAGTTACTTGGGGAAAAGTCGATGGGGTTTCTGTAAATGGATTGGTTCAAGGACCATCAGCGGCAGAAGCCGATCTTCAAGTTGCCTGTGTTTTTGAGTATACAGAAGGTGATATTTTTAACCCTCCTGCTCTTCCAGCAAACTTAAACGGAATGGTACATTTAGATGACGCGTTAAAAGGCATTATCACTGAATTACGCAAAAACGGCAAGTTTACAGGTCATTCTCTTGAAACTTTACTAATTACACCTCCAAAAGGAACTTTGGCATCCAAACAATTATTATTAATAGGATTGGGAGACCGCAATAAATTTACTCCCGATTTAATGATTAGCGTTGGAAGCACTGCTATGCGAGAAGCTTTACGTTTGGGAGTTTCAAACTATTCTTTTGCGAGTGATATTAAAGATGCCGGAATTGATTCCCCAACAGCTTTGGTTGCTGCAAATGTAGTTTTAGGTTCGTTTGAAGCTTACAGAACCCAATCTTATTTAAAAGAAAAAAAATTAGCAGACTATAAACCTTTAACGAAAGTTATTTTACTTGCCGGGCCAGCTTTTTACACCGTTGCTGGCGAAGGAATTAAAGATGCCATTGCAAAGTTGAACTCTAAATAA
- a CDS encoding amidohydrolase, with protein MKADLILFNGKIHSFNTETPNVTAVAIKDGKFIALGNDSSVMEFASEETKIIDLQNKRVVPGINDSHIHLIRGGLNYNLELRWDGVPSLADALRMLKEQVDRTPNPQWVRVVGGWSEFQFAERRMPTLEEINAIAPETPVFILHLYDRAIMNRAALKAVGYTKNTPAPPGGHIERDAKGEPTGLIIATPNAMILYSTLAKGPTLSYEHQINSTRHFMKELNRFGITSVIDAGGGFQNFPDDYKVVNELNEKKQLTVRIAYNLFTQKPKHEFEDFEDWIDTVKLYQGDDMYRHNGAGEMLVFSAADFEDFLQPRPDLPENMEAELEKVVRLLVENRWPFRLHATYNESITRFLNVFEKINREIPFNGLPWIFDHAETIDERNIERVKALGGGIAVQSRMAYQGEYFTDRYGAKAAENTPPIKKMIEMEVPVGAGSDATRVSSYNPWVSMYWMTVGKTVGGLQLYNETRLNRQTALELYTRGSAWFSQEQTKKGDIKVGMFADLVVLDRDYFTIDDEDIKKIESDLTIVDGKIVYANGDFSSFSPPHIPILPDWSPTNIYNGYPVRSSLQSEIEKNSKTTAKPALTAQIHSCTGSCDVHAHNHDVARMSNVPINNYNAFWGALGCSCFAF; from the coding sequence ATGAAAGCAGATCTAATTTTATTCAACGGTAAAATTCATAGTTTCAATACTGAAACACCAAATGTAACCGCGGTTGCCATAAAAGACGGGAAATTTATTGCTTTGGGAAATGACAGCAGTGTAATGGAATTTGCATCTGAAGAAACCAAAATAATTGATCTTCAAAATAAAAGAGTAGTTCCAGGAATTAACGATTCTCACATTCACCTGATCCGAGGTGGTTTGAATTATAATTTAGAATTACGCTGGGATGGCGTTCCTTCACTTGCAGATGCACTCCGAATGCTAAAAGAACAAGTGGATCGCACACCAAATCCTCAGTGGGTTCGAGTGGTTGGCGGCTGGTCTGAATTTCAGTTTGCCGAACGCAGAATGCCTACTCTTGAAGAAATCAATGCGATAGCTCCTGAAACCCCTGTTTTTATTCTGCATTTGTACGATAGAGCGATTATGAACAGAGCAGCACTAAAAGCGGTTGGTTATACTAAAAATACACCCGCTCCGCCTGGAGGACATATTGAAAGAGATGCAAAAGGCGAACCAACCGGATTGATCATTGCAACACCAAATGCCATGATTTTGTATTCGACTTTGGCTAAAGGCCCTACTCTTTCGTATGAACATCAAATCAATTCAACACGTCATTTTATGAAGGAACTGAATCGTTTTGGAATAACTAGTGTTATTGATGCTGGAGGCGGATTCCAGAATTTTCCAGATGATTATAAAGTAGTAAACGAACTAAATGAAAAGAAACAATTGACCGTTCGAATTGCCTATAATCTTTTTACCCAGAAACCGAAACACGAATTTGAAGATTTTGAAGATTGGATTGATACCGTAAAATTATATCAAGGCGATGATATGTATCGTCATAATGGAGCGGGCGAAATGTTAGTTTTTTCTGCCGCCGATTTTGAAGACTTTCTCCAGCCAAGGCCTGATCTTCCTGAAAATATGGAAGCAGAATTGGAAAAGGTGGTTCGTCTTTTGGTAGAAAACCGCTGGCCTTTTAGACTTCATGCTACTTATAACGAAAGCATTACGCGTTTTTTAAATGTCTTTGAAAAGATCAACAGAGAAATTCCTTTTAACGGACTTCCGTGGATTTTTGATCATGCCGAAACTATTGATGAAAGAAATATCGAACGTGTAAAAGCGCTTGGCGGCGGTATTGCGGTTCAAAGCAGGATGGCGTATCAAGGAGAATATTTCACGGATCGATACGGGGCAAAAGCAGCTGAAAACACACCGCCAATAAAAAAAATGATCGAAATGGAAGTTCCTGTTGGAGCAGGTTCAGATGCTACAAGAGTAAGCAGTTACAATCCGTGGGTTTCCATGTATTGGATGACGGTTGGAAAAACGGTTGGAGGTTTACAATTGTACAACGAAACGAGATTAAATAGACAAACGGCATTGGAACTTTATACCAGAGGAAGCGCTTGGTTTTCTCAGGAACAAACGAAAAAAGGAGACATTAAAGTAGGAATGTTTGCTGATTTGGTAGTGCTAGACCGTGACTATTTTACAATTGACGATGAAGACATCAAAAAAATCGAATCGGATTTAACGATTGTCGATGGAAAAATTGTCTATGCCAATGGTGATTTTTCTTCATTCTCACCGCCTCACATTCCGATTTTACCAGATTGGTCGCCAACGAATATCTACAACGGATATCCGGTTAGAAGCAGTTTACAGAGCGAGATAGAAAAAAACTCAAAAACTACTGCAAAACCAGCTCTTACGGCTCAGATACATAGTTGCACCGGCAGCTGTGATGTTCATGCTCACAATCATGATGTTGCCAGAATGAGCAATGTGCCGATCAATAATTATAACGCATTTTGGGGCGCTTTGGGCTGTTCCTGTTTTGCATTTTAA
- a CDS encoding DoxX family protein — MMEIIKQILNSDLGSTLNNTAILVFRILLAVELFRVHGMKKFRLENGQKEHVPNPLHLPEKLNGLMATLSDTVVPIFIILGLGTRLAVLPTIGVTAIGYFVVHRKDSLEVRDVPYMYTLSLLLLLALGAGTYSLDHYLLNLI, encoded by the coding sequence ATGATGGAAATTATAAAACAAATCCTCAACTCTGATTTAGGATCAACCTTGAATAATACAGCAATTTTAGTTTTTAGAATACTGCTGGCAGTTGAACTATTCAGAGTACACGGAATGAAAAAATTCAGACTGGAAAACGGACAAAAAGAACATGTTCCAAACCCGCTGCATTTACCAGAAAAACTAAACGGATTAATGGCCACACTTTCAGACACTGTAGTTCCCATATTTATTATTCTAGGTTTAGGAACTCGTCTGGCTGTGCTTCCAACCATTGGTGTTACAGCAATAGGCTATTTTGTGGTTCATCGAAAAGATTCGCTGGAAGTCCGCGATGTTCCTTATATGTACACTTTATCCTTATTACTGCTGCTTGCACTTGGAGCAGGAACCTATTCACTTGATCATTATTTATTAAACCTTATTTAA
- a CDS encoding Dps family protein — protein MKANIGIKQESITTVVDVLTKVLADEFVLYTKTKKAHWNVEGPDFYNKHLFFEQQYEALDEIVDAVAERIRTLGHYAPGTLKEYLALTHLTEELKGQNDSISYIKELLVDHESILIHLRENINNFASELQDAGTSDYITGLLETHEKMAWMLRAHLS, from the coding sequence ATGAAAGCAAACATCGGAATCAAACAAGAAAGCATCACAACAGTAGTAGATGTATTAACAAAAGTTTTAGCTGACGAATTTGTATTGTATACCAAAACAAAAAAAGCACACTGGAATGTTGAAGGGCCAGATTTTTATAACAAACACCTTTTCTTTGAACAGCAATACGAAGCACTTGACGAAATTGTTGATGCAGTTGCAGAAAGAATCAGAACTTTAGGACACTATGCTCCTGGAACTTTAAAAGAATATCTGGCACTGACTCATTTAACAGAAGAATTAAAAGGTCAAAACGACAGCATCAGCTACATTAAAGAATTACTGGTAGATCATGAAAGTATTTTGATACACTTACGTGAAAACATCAATAATTTTGCTTCAGAACTTCAAGATGCTGGAACAAGCGATTATATCACAGGACTTTTAGAAACTCACGAAAAAATGGCTTGGATGCTTAGAGCACACTTAAGCTAA
- a CDS encoding YoaK family protein, translating to MEIQKNIWYVTLLLTMIAGYCDTVTFVAADSIFSAHVTGNFIVFAYQIIKGSDIHAWVKLLTFPVFILAVIIGGRIALKSTNRYTILCWEGIILVLSGAASYIFGYLENTAEWTVYTIAMTTVFAMGLQNAFGKLYAKETHGPTTMMTGNVTQASLDLGNLLKNGLKDVDVLLSFKKQLVTIIGFLVGCFLGAIAGKFFGLGTLIVPGAAMIICYWYHRES from the coding sequence ATGGAAATACAAAAAAATATTTGGTACGTAACCCTGCTTCTCACCATGATAGCAGGGTATTGCGATACCGTAACCTTTGTTGCCGCCGATTCGATATTTTCGGCGCATGTTACGGGTAACTTTATTGTCTTTGCTTATCAGATTATCAAAGGCTCAGACATTCATGCTTGGGTAAAACTGCTTACTTTTCCTGTTTTTATTTTAGCAGTAATTATCGGCGGTAGAATTGCTTTAAAAAGCACGAACCGTTACACTATTTTATGCTGGGAAGGTATTATTTTGGTTTTAAGCGGAGCAGCTTCCTATATTTTTGGGTATTTAGAAAATACCGCAGAATGGACCGTATATACGATCGCCATGACAACTGTATTTGCAATGGGACTTCAAAATGCTTTTGGAAAGCTTTATGCCAAAGAAACTCATGGGCCGACAACCATGATGACAGGAAATGTAACCCAGGCTTCTCTTGACTTAGGAAATCTGCTGAAAAATGGATTAAAAGACGTTGATGTTCTCTTAAGTTTTAAGAAACAACTGGTTACTATAATCGGTTTTCTTGTGGGCTGCTTTTTAGGAGCAATTGCTGGAAAGTTCTTTGGATTAGGGACTTTAATTGTTCCTGGTGCTGCTATGATTATTTGTTATTGGTATCACCGTGAATCTTAA
- a CDS encoding histidine kinase dimerization/phosphoacceptor domain -containing protein produces the protein MNLISFFSAKKHLSTLCLIALFLLISIHGTAQSKEDPDQLRKKISQAESDSQKVELLLTLSNYYLTKPGELKADLDSASNLNFEAKKLSITLDYKLGKGKSILLEAQIYREKGDSKNGLKKTKEALAYSEKNNLPVLKADVYRELCAYKGYEKEDTEEKIKYLEKAIPLYKKNKAYKKEADALKDLGDYYGSIEENQKALQLLENAVAIYKSIDFKELQGVYTLMSDNYGILQNTQLSLQYALMAEKTAEEVHDTSYQLCTIYNHLGLAYYDLLKYDLAFSNFEKALNIALENKNTGDVNIISYNLASLYCQQKNYKAALRTLKRTAKDYPPMDEITKVRQTFIYVVCYSMLKQLNSAKPYYEQLLKDYKESEAGLVYKLTGIIIYLQQSGQVDKTYAYIEKFKEFAKKANRLILYSQIELLSFQSDHASKKYESAIKHLQKHQLLRDSIFNSEKLKQSAALQLQFETEKKDKNIKLLTQQGKLQEIKIHNDRIIRYVFIGSVIVLILFLALLYNSFRLKKKKNEELELQRQQINEQNELNKKMLIEKEWLLKEIHHRVKNNLQIVISLLNTQSAYLDNEDALMAIQNSQHRMHAMSLIHQKLYQSDNLANIDMSWYIYELINYMRECFDTDTKINFVLDTEKVYLDVAQAVPLGLIINEAINNTIKYAFPSDRKGEVIISLKNVINSDYKLIVADNGVGLPEDFEDTERDSLGMNLMMGLTDQIDGNFEMKNDNGLKITITFTRNTEFEVIEESSETI, from the coding sequence ATGAATTTAATCTCCTTTTTCTCTGCCAAAAAACACCTTTCTACTTTGTGTTTGATTGCTTTATTTTTATTGATTTCCATACATGGAACAGCCCAATCTAAAGAAGATCCTGATCAATTAAGAAAGAAAATTTCACAAGCAGAAAGTGACAGTCAAAAAGTAGAATTACTTTTAACTTTAAGCAATTATTATCTCACTAAACCAGGTGAATTAAAAGCCGATCTTGATAGTGCTTCAAATTTAAATTTTGAAGCAAAAAAGTTAAGCATCACTTTAGATTATAAACTCGGAAAAGGAAAATCTATCCTTTTAGAAGCGCAGATTTACAGAGAAAAAGGAGATTCTAAAAACGGACTAAAAAAAACAAAAGAAGCACTCGCTTACTCCGAAAAAAATAATTTACCCGTTCTTAAAGCTGATGTTTACAGAGAACTTTGCGCTTACAAAGGTTATGAAAAAGAAGATACAGAGGAAAAAATAAAATATCTCGAAAAAGCAATTCCGCTTTACAAGAAAAATAAAGCGTACAAAAAAGAAGCTGATGCCTTAAAAGATTTAGGAGATTATTACGGAAGTATTGAAGAAAATCAAAAAGCATTACAGCTTTTAGAGAATGCTGTGGCTATTTACAAATCGATTGATTTCAAAGAACTTCAAGGTGTCTATACCTTAATGTCCGATAATTACGGAATATTACAAAACACGCAATTATCACTGCAATATGCACTTATGGCAGAGAAAACAGCCGAAGAAGTTCACGATACAAGTTATCAGCTTTGTACCATTTACAATCATCTTGGTCTTGCTTATTATGATCTTCTCAAATATGACTTGGCATTTTCTAATTTTGAAAAAGCTTTAAATATTGCTTTAGAAAATAAAAATACCGGCGATGTCAATATCATCAGTTATAATTTAGCATCACTGTATTGTCAGCAAAAAAATTACAAAGCAGCATTGCGTACCTTAAAGCGAACAGCTAAAGATTATCCTCCAATGGATGAGATAACCAAAGTAAGGCAAACATTTATATATGTTGTATGTTATTCTATGCTCAAACAACTGAATAGTGCAAAACCTTATTATGAACAACTACTCAAAGATTATAAGGAATCTGAAGCAGGTCTTGTTTATAAATTGACAGGAATTATTATTTATTTACAACAATCTGGTCAGGTAGACAAAACATACGCCTACATTGAAAAATTTAAAGAATTTGCAAAAAAAGCAAACAGACTGATTCTTTATTCTCAAATCGAACTTTTGTCTTTTCAATCTGATCATGCCAGTAAAAAATATGAATCTGCTATAAAACACTTGCAAAAGCACCAGCTCTTAAGAGATTCTATTTTTAATTCGGAAAAGCTAAAACAATCCGCAGCATTACAGCTCCAATTTGAAACAGAAAAGAAAGACAAAAACATTAAACTCCTTACCCAGCAAGGAAAATTACAGGAAATAAAAATTCATAATGATCGAATTATCCGTTATGTTTTTATAGGAAGTGTTATCGTTTTAATACTTTTCTTAGCTCTTTTGTATAATAGTTTTAGACTAAAAAAGAAAAAGAATGAAGAATTAGAATTACAGCGTCAGCAGATTAATGAACAAAACGAGCTGAACAAAAAAATGCTCATTGAAAAAGAATGGCTATTAAAGGAAATCCATCACCGTGTAAAAAATAATCTTCAGATTGTGATTAGTTTATTAAACACTCAATCGGCTTATTTGGATAATGAAGATGCTTTAATGGCGATACAAAACAGCCAGCACAGAATGCACGCCATGTCTTTGATTCATCAAAAATTATATCAGTCTGATAATCTGGCCAATATTGACATGTCTTGGTACATTTATGAACTCATCAATTATATGAGAGAATGTTTTGATACTGATACAAAAATCAACTTTGTTTTGGATACCGAAAAAGTATATCTTGATGTTGCTCAAGCTGTTCCGCTGGGATTAATTATCAATGAAGCCATCAATAATACTATTAAATATGCTTTCCCTTCAGATCGAAAAGGAGAAGTAATCATCAGTCTGAAAAACGTAATAAACAGCGATTACAAACTTATTGTAGCAGACAATGGCGTTGGGCTTCCAGAAGATTTTGAAGACACAGAAAGAGATTCTCTTGGAATGAATTTAATGATGGGACTGACAGATCAAATTGATGGAAATTTTGAAATGAAAAATGATAATGGACTAAAAATCACAATTACGTTTACAAGAAATACAGAATTTGAAGTTATCGAAGAAAGTTCTGAAACTATATAA
- a CDS encoding sigma-54-dependent transcriptional regulator, with translation MKEKILIVEDEFIVANDLKIMLIKAGYQVVGIASSVVQARKLIEDKKPDWVLLDIMLKGNLTGIDLAWELRELQLPFLYISANTNQSTLEAVKATHPYGFMVKPFREKDLIVMLDIAKYRFDQERGTLAENHPDEENEAIEGIIGSSPLLKEVIEKIKIVAPAETSVLILGESGTGKERAAHSIHELSGRKSSPIVVVNCAALPHSLIESELFGHEKGAFTGANSMRIGKFEQAHEGTIFLDEIGELPLDSQVKLLRVLQEKEIQRLGGNKTIKVNVRIVAATNRTLEKEVAEGRFRLDLYYRLNVFPIQLPTLKERAADIEALAHYFVKKYAVSSRKNVTGISPIALEQLMQYDWPGNIRELEHLIERNVLLAKTSEIEKFDLPSNNQQPLELKLGGLKSMEEMEKEHIMSALQLCNGKVSGPGGAAELLKMQPQTLFSKMKKLGIKQGYN, from the coding sequence ATGAAGGAGAAAATTCTAATTGTTGAAGATGAATTTATTGTAGCAAACGATTTAAAAATCATGCTGATTAAAGCTGGTTATCAAGTAGTCGGCATTGCTTCCTCGGTTGTTCAGGCCAGAAAGTTAATCGAAGATAAAAAGCCAGACTGGGTACTACTTGATATTATGCTGAAAGGCAATTTGACTGGAATCGATCTCGCATGGGAACTTCGTGAATTACAGCTGCCGTTTCTTTATATTTCTGCTAACACCAATCAAAGCACACTGGAGGCTGTTAAAGCAACGCATCCGTATGGTTTTATGGTAAAACCTTTCCGCGAAAAAGATCTAATTGTAATGCTCGATATTGCGAAATATAGATTTGATCAGGAAAGAGGAACATTAGCAGAAAACCATCCCGACGAAGAAAATGAGGCAATTGAAGGAATTATTGGAAGCAGTCCGCTTTTAAAAGAAGTCATTGAAAAAATAAAAATTGTAGCCCCAGCTGAAACTTCTGTTTTGATTTTAGGCGAAAGCGGTACTGGAAAAGAAAGAGCGGCACATTCGATACACGAACTTTCAGGCCGTAAATCCAGTCCGATTGTGGTGGTAAACTGTGCTGCATTACCACATTCTTTGATAGAATCGGAACTTTTTGGACATGAAAAAGGCGCTTTTACGGGCGCTAATTCGATGCGAATCGGGAAATTTGAACAAGCACACGAAGGCACTATTTTTCTAGATGAAATTGGAGAATTACCATTGGATTCTCAAGTAAAGTTATTACGTGTTTTACAGGAAAAGGAAATTCAGCGTCTTGGTGGCAATAAAACCATTAAAGTCAATGTTCGAATTGTTGCCGCAACCAATAGAACCTTAGAAAAAGAAGTAGCCGAAGGTCGTTTTAGACTTGATTTGTATTATCGTTTAAATGTATTTCCTATACAACTTCCGACACTTAAGGAACGTGCAGCAGACATTGAAGCTCTGGCTCATTATTTTGTAAAAAAATATGCGGTAAGTTCCCGTAAAAATGTAACTGGAATTAGTCCAATTGCTTTAGAACAATTAATGCAGTATGACTGGCCAGGTAATATTCGCGAATTAGAACATTTGATAGAAAGAAATGTACTGCTGGCCAAAACCAGTGAAATTGAAAAATTTGATCTTCCATCCAATAATCAACAGCCTTTAGAACTGAAACTCGGCGGATTAAAATCAATGGAAGAAATGGAAAAAGAGCATATTATGAGTGCTCTTCAACTGTGTAATGGTAAAGTTTCAGGGCCAGGCGGAGCTGCAGAATTACTTAAAATGCAACCGCAGACCCTGTTCTCAAAAATGAAAAAATTAGGTATCAAACAAGGATACAATTAA
- a CDS encoding TMEM175 family protein codes for MEKETVRIENFSDAVFAIAITLLVLDLHAPDITAVKNGTELLDYLKNEWTAYLAFTLSFFSIFIMWVNHHKIFKQIYSRNTAIMFSNGLILFLVTAVSYPTALLSRFFEGEASSISVAIYTGIFVLINISYNLLWFIASNNKKLLRPGITNSAIKKIRNNYLYGFPTYLIAFGISFQYPAVALAISMLLLIYWAVSSGKINMAAE; via the coding sequence ATGGAAAAAGAAACGGTTAGAATAGAAAATTTCAGCGATGCTGTTTTTGCCATTGCTATTACGCTTTTGGTATTGGATCTTCATGCCCCAGACATAACCGCTGTTAAAAATGGCACTGAATTACTGGATTATTTAAAAAACGAATGGACGGCTTATCTTGCTTTTACGCTATCGTTTTTCAGTATTTTTATTATGTGGGTGAATCATCATAAGATTTTCAAACAAATCTACAGCCGCAATACAGCCATTATGTTTTCGAACGGATTAATTCTTTTTCTTGTGACTGCTGTCTCCTATCCTACGGCTCTCTTGTCGAGATTTTTTGAAGGTGAGGCTTCTAGTATTTCGGTGGCTATTTATACTGGAATCTTTGTTCTTATCAATATTTCGTATAATCTGCTTTGGTTTATTGCGAGTAATAATAAAAAACTTTTACGTCCTGGCATTACCAATTCCGCCATCAAAAAAATCAGAAACAATTATTTATACGGATTTCCTACTTATTTAATTGCTTTCGGAATTTCATTTCAGTATCCAGCGGTAGCTTTGGCAATCAGTATGCTTTTGTTAATTTACTGGGCTGTTTCTTCAGGAAAAATCAATATGGCTGCAGAATAA
- a CDS encoding sigma-54 interaction domain-containing protein has translation MEKPKDQTAIMMNRLQEREREQMLIMSICSEIGQALTKEELNVVIGQLKEQFLFDDFILASSNENETEYSVFYQFFQKDKAVKKYLVNDGFFDVCLDSADAVVFDLKNLDDKKNPFPDFIKIANASGFKNGIGISLPYTKGNRNVLFMFFKSALTFSRESSRVIRGIATQLSITIRNIALTQKYESEITELKKFKQNSVQNEEDEISNETDSVGIVGDSVVMKQVSELIAQVASSQSTVLIYGETGTGKELVADAVHRLSTVSKNRIVKVNCASIPANLIESELFGHEKGAFTGATEQRIGKFEQANEGTIFLDEIGELPLELQGKLLRVLQEKQIERIGGKETIKVNARVIAATNRSLEKEVAEERFRNDLYYRLNVFPISLPALRERKDDIPVLGEFFLERHSLKIGKKIKGFSKKVLKSMIAYDWPGNVRELENMIERSILFAKEEVIKEMIFPEIYKPESDTTATDFYIKTLQEVEKEHILKVVKKCAGRISGPQGAAVLLGLPSTTLISRMQKLDIKKEHFLD, from the coding sequence ATGGAAAAGCCGAAAGACCAAACTGCAATTATGATGAACCGATTGCAGGAAAGAGAAAGAGAACAAATGCTGATTATGTCGATTTGCTCGGAAATTGGGCAGGCTTTAACTAAAGAAGAATTAAATGTGGTGATAGGCCAATTGAAAGAACAATTTCTGTTTGATGATTTTATTTTGGCTTCTTCTAATGAAAATGAAACAGAATACTCCGTTTTCTATCAGTTTTTTCAGAAAGATAAAGCTGTAAAGAAATATCTCGTGAATGATGGCTTTTTTGATGTTTGTCTCGATTCTGCCGATGCCGTTGTTTTTGATTTAAAAAATCTTGACGATAAAAAGAATCCTTTTCCTGATTTTATAAAGATTGCTAATGCAAGTGGTTTTAAAAATGGAATTGGTATTTCGTTGCCTTACACAAAAGGAAACAGAAATGTTCTTTTTATGTTTTTTAAGAGTGCACTGACTTTCAGTAGAGAATCAAGCCGAGTTATAAGAGGAATTGCGACACAGTTATCCATTACAATCCGGAACATTGCACTTACTCAGAAATATGAAAGTGAAATTACCGAATTGAAAAAGTTCAAACAAAATTCTGTTCAAAACGAAGAAGACGAAATTTCAAATGAAACTGACTCAGTAGGAATTGTGGGAGACAGTGTTGTAATGAAACAGGTTTCGGAATTAATTGCTCAAGTAGCGTCTTCGCAATCGACCGTTTTGATTTATGGAGAAACCGGAACTGGAAAAGAATTGGTTGCCGATGCTGTACATCGTTTATCAACAGTTTCAAAAAACAGAATCGTAAAAGTAAACTGCGCTTCGATTCCAGCAAATCTTATTGAAAGTGAATTGTTCGGACATGAAAAAGGCGCTTTTACAGGAGCAACCGAACAAAGAATTGGAAAATTTGAACAGGCAAATGAAGGCACTATTTTTCTGGATGAAATAGGAGAACTGCCTTTGGAACTTCAAGGAAAACTGCTTCGTGTACTTCAGGAAAAACAGATTGAAAGAATTGGTGGGAAAGAAACAATAAAAGTAAATGCAAGGGTTATCGCTGCAACTAACCGTTCTTTAGAAAAAGAAGTCGCAGAAGAAAGATTTAGAAATGATTTGTATTATCGCTTAAATGTATTTCCAATTTCACTTCCTGCACTTCGAGAACGAAAGGATGATATTCCTGTTTTGGGTGAATTTTTTCTAGAAAGACACAGTTTGAAAATAGGAAAGAAGATTAAAGGTTTTTCTAAAAAAGTATTAAAAAGTATGATAGCGTATGACTGGCCGGGAAATGTGAGGGAACTTGAAAATATGATCGAAAGAAGTATTTTATTTGCGAAAGAAGAGGTAATAAAAGAAATGATTTTTCCCGAAATATACAAACCTGAATCTGATACAACAGCAACTGATTTTTACATTAAAACTTTACAGGAAGTAGAAAAAGAACATATTTTAAAAGTGGTAAAAAAATGTGCTGGAAGAATCTCTGGGCCACAAGGAGCGGCCGTTTTATTAGGACTTCCTAGTACAACCTTAATCTCCAGAATGCAGAAATTAGACATTAAAAAAGAACATTTTCTAGATTAA